One window of Pseudomonas sp. ML2-2023-3 genomic DNA carries:
- the argA gene encoding amino-acid N-acetyltransferase: protein MHDYVNWLRHASPYINAHRDCTFVVMLPGDGVAHPNFGNIVHDLVLLHSLGVRLVLVHGSRPQIDSRLEARGLVPYYHNGMRVTDASTLECVIDAVGQLRIAIEARLSMDMASSPMQGSRLRVASGNLVTARPIGVLDGVDFHHTGEVRRVDRKGINRLLDERSIVLLSPLGYSPTGEIFNLACEDVATRAAIDLAADKLLLFGAESGLLDAEGRLVRELRPQQVPAHMKRLGSDYQAELLEAAAEACSGGVARSHIVSYAEDGALLTELFTRHGGGTLVAQEQFELIREAAIEDVGGLLDLISPLEEQGILVRRSREVLEREIEQFSVVEREGMIIACAALYQIADSDAGELACLAVNPEYRHGRRGDELLERIENRARAQGLKTLFVLTTRTAHWFRERGFEPSGVERLPAARASLYNYQRNSKIFEKTL from the coding sequence ATGCACGATTACGTTAACTGGTTGCGTCACGCGTCTCCTTACATCAATGCCCACCGCGATTGCACCTTTGTCGTCATGCTCCCCGGCGACGGTGTGGCGCATCCCAATTTTGGCAATATCGTCCACGACCTGGTGCTGTTGCACAGCCTGGGCGTGCGCCTGGTGCTGGTTCACGGCTCGCGTCCGCAAATCGACAGCCGCCTTGAAGCCCGTGGTCTGGTGCCGTACTACCACAACGGCATGCGCGTCACCGACGCCTCCACCCTGGAATGCGTGATCGACGCCGTGGGGCAGTTGCGCATCGCGATTGAGGCGCGCTTGTCGATGGACATGGCATCTTCGCCGATGCAGGGCTCGCGCCTGCGGGTAGCGAGCGGCAACCTGGTGACGGCACGGCCGATCGGCGTGCTCGATGGCGTGGACTTCCACCACACCGGCGAAGTCCGTCGTGTCGACCGCAAGGGCATCAACCGTCTGCTCGATGAGCGCTCGATTGTGTTGCTATCGCCCTTGGGCTACTCGCCGACCGGTGAGATTTTCAACCTGGCGTGTGAAGACGTCGCCACCCGTGCCGCTATCGACCTGGCGGCTGACAAGCTGCTGTTGTTCGGCGCCGAGTCCGGCTTGCTCGACGCAGAAGGGCGCTTGGTGCGCGAGCTGCGCCCACAGCAAGTGCCTGCCCACATGAAGCGTTTGGGCAGCGACTACCAGGCCGAGCTGCTGGAAGCGGCGGCCGAGGCCTGCAGCGGTGGTGTGGCTCGTAGCCATATCGTCAGCTATGCCGAAGATGGCGCCTTGCTGACGGAGCTGTTCACCCGTCATGGTGGCGGTACGTTGGTGGCCCAGGAGCAATTCGAACTGATCCGTGAAGCAGCGATTGAAGACGTCGGCGGTTTGCTGGACCTGATCAGCCCGCTGGAAGAACAGGGCATTCTGGTGCGTCGCTCGCGAGAAGTGCTGGAGCGTGAGATCGAACAGTTCAGCGTGGTTGAGCGCGAAGGGATGATTATCGCCTGTGCGGCGCTGTATCAGATTGCTGATTCGGATGCGGGGGAGCTGGCGTGCCTGGCGGTGAATCCGGAGTACCGTCATGGTCGCCGTGGGGATGAGCTGCTGGAACGCATCGAAAACCGCGCCCGGGCACAAGGGTTGAAAACCCTGTTCGTATTAACCACGCGTACTGCGCACTGGTTCCGTGAACGCGGGTTTGAACCTAGCGGTGTCGAGCGCCTGCCGGCGGCGCGAGCGTCGCTGTACAACTATCAGCGTAACTCCAAGATCTTCGAGAAAACGCTGTAA